DNA from Athene noctua chromosome Z, bAthNoc1.hap1.1, whole genome shotgun sequence:
GTCaacactgcagagctgggcaagCGTCATGTCAACAAATGTGCCTTTCAGTCCAATTTCAAGTATCACCACTTAAAATGCTGCTAAGCCACTGCTCACACAGGGTCATTCCTTGGAACATCTGCCGTTGGGCTCCACCAAACATTTCCAAGACCATGGTTGGAAGTTCCCTGGAAACAGCACtgctattttctccttttctgactCCTTGACCACCTCTACATGTGAGAGGTGAGTGGGCCCACTTAGGTCTGCTTACCTTTAGGGACATGGATATCAAGACAGACCTCAGTGCTGTGATGATCATCAGACTGCAAAAACAGCCAttcagcctgcccccagcagacACCTTGTATTTCTCTGCTTCGTGTATActtcagggaaagaaagaaaaaaatccttcttatGCCTAACTCATATTTTTTTTACGGGCATCTGTATCCAAGACCAAACAGATGATTTCCACAGTTTACTTTGCTGAGGTTCCACTCTCTGCTTTCAATGTACAGatttttctgtaggaaaacaTGATCTTCCACTGAAGATTTCATAGATGGATAGCCCAAGGACAGGAGCAGCCAGAAATTCACAGACTAGTTCCAGACCTATGTAAACTTTAAGAACAAGCCCATCGTCAATGTGTTTCAGTTCCCTGCATAGGTGTTGGCTTCTACTCTAGAAAATTATTAATGAGCTACAAATCAGACTGTTAAACATAGCTGTGCTTAACCAACAGCTGTTGTTTTCCTCATGTACTATTCCCAACCATTTGATAATGTTTTGCGTGAAAGAAAGAGATACACTGCACTAGTTCAGAGGAATGATCACGCCAGATCAACATGGTGGCTCTGACAGCGGCGATGGGAGACGCTGTTCAAGGAGAGCACATGAGCTGGCCATTTTCTGCTGGCTGTTGCACTCCCCCCACCATCTACAGTCGTTACCCTACAAATGTCACCTCCCTACCTCATCCTTTTCTGTCTGTCCTGTTGTCAATACATGTCCTGCTCGCTTTGAGAACCAACATGTTGAAATGCCCTAGTTCCAGCCATAAACCTTTAATCTTCTATTCTAAATTATCTTAAAAGAAAGTGAATAATTTTGTCCCTCAACTTTTAAAAGTCACATTTCATACCAATAAAATCCAACATTCCTATTTGTGGAGTATCCTTCTAAGCACTAGATGTTTTAAGCACCTTACAGTCCCAGGCTGAAATCCTTCTTAGCTTAAACATAGTAAATAACTTGTTTATAAAGTCAAATACTCCATTTTTAATATTAGCAGCTGGTAGCAGCAGCATATGTTGACTTTATTATGGATTATTCTCATGTGGCACAAATAGCAAGAATTGTGGAGTTTAAAAGTAAAAGCCCCAAATTAATCTTTAAATGCTTTAACCAAGTATCAAGGCTTTTCTGCAGAAGTCTAAATAGAATCTTTATCTGCGCTTAGAAGCTCATGCAAATGTATTCAAAATGTACTCTCTGGATCTCTTACCATGGCAGATTGGAAGCTGCTAAAACAAATACAAGATCATCAGATCGGGCCAAGCCATCCATCTGCACCAGTAATTCTGTTTTCATCCGCCGACTTCCTTCATGTTCACCACTACCAAGATTCAGAGAAATATTATTTGCTCAGTGCATTAAAGTAATCATCTTTATTTATACAGTGTCATTCACAGCAACTGAGCCCTTGTCACAGTTTTGCCCCAGTTCAAAGCATGATTAAGCTCCATTAGCTAACATCTAAGCATTAAAATCAAGCTTTCTAATGATTACTTAAATGGACTCTTTTCAGTGCATTAAAGTGAGGAGAATTCACCCTTATTGAAtccaaagaaaattttttttttcttcatattaatcTCCATGCAATGCTGATGTTTACTGGAAAACAGCTAAGGCTTTGATTGATCGATCTATGTAGGAGAATTTTTATAATGTGATAGTTGCCATTAAATAACTAACACACCTACCTATACAGGGCAACTACTGGCATTTTTCTGTGAGTGAATTTTAAGTGGTCACAAGAAGACACACCTACTACTGAATTCAATATTTTGCAAAATGATCtatcaaaagcaaacagaaaaataggCCATAttgaaatgaatttaaaaatgcGGTGGAGAGCACACAGAGAGGATCCTTCCCTGAAAAGAGAAGGGGAGCTTTAAGCAAAATGCCGAGATTTCTGGCCCTGATCCAGGTAGCCAATTTTGCAGGAAACCAATTTGAACTCTTGGTCCCAGATGTGGAGTTCTTGGAAACTCCTGGATCAAACCCAGAGAAAACATCAGGGCCTTAGATGCTAAGAGCTACAATTCAGGTTTAATGGCTTATTTCTGCAAACGCATCCACACATCAGTGCCAAGTCAATATTTAATAAGGATATGTAAAAGTAACTGTATAATCTTAGATAAAAATccttattaaaatatataatccAGAGATGTTAATGAGAGCTTTTTAAAGTATACATGAAAGCAAAAATTTGGCCCATAATTTATAGCTATTAACTGACAATTATTATGTTGCATCTTTACAATATGTCACGTTCTATTTATAAATCTTTGTGAGTGTATAATTTACAGTACATAAAATCCACTGTAATGGGCTCCTAATGGTtataacaatatttttatatttctcctgcttcttcctcATCCATAACATTTTCAATCTATTTTAAACTATAAACTGCCTATACCATGGATGACAATAATATCCTCCCATTCTTGCATCTGGAAGTCCTGACAATGCCACTAAAATTAGTCTCATTAATGAAAATGCCATTCCACCATGAACACCCCATCTTACCCTGCTACACCTAAGCCTGTCCAAACTGTCACAAAACCAGCTGTTTCCTATTCATCTCTAAAAAGTCATAGGTTGTTCCCCTCctccttgcttttatttcctcttgaAATCCCTTAAAGTACAGCACCACTGGTTGTACACTCTTGCATTTCCCTCCTCACAGTCTTGCTGGACCCACAGTCCCTTGCTACTCTTCACACAACCTGTCTTTCACTCTTGCTTCTCTAAGGATCTCATCTACTCTGAATGAAACAACCACTACATCTTGCTCTTTAAATCCCCACAGCGTACACAACACTTCCATGAAATGGTGCTTTCAGAGCTGATAGGCATTCTGACAATAACACACTGGTGAGGCCACTAAAGTTGacaacagaacaaaagaaaaattgcttaataaaaagtaaagaaaactaCCGTTACCCCTCTAATTATAATGCCAACAAAATCTAAAAGACTAGTTTTTCAAGGGCCCAGAGTTTATGGAGTAGCCTCAGGCTTTAGTTTAGCTAAGATTTGTTTCTAACAGGTACACTGCATGATTAAACACCGGTTGGCACCTGAACACACACTCATGATATTGAAAAGATGCAGTAAAAGGGGGACAAAGATACTTCTAAAGCCATAGGAAGTGATCTCATTAGTTACCCAGAAACAGTGCCTCTTTGACTGATGACTGAGTCCAGCTCATCCAGGAAAATTGTGGAAGGAGAATGGTACCGGGCAAGCTCAAATAACACCTGTTTAGAAAGAAGAATAAACgtaaaagaaaagctaaaataacaCAAAAAGGCATTAAGGGCCACTGGCACAGAAGATAAATAACAGCATCCACATTCCAAACTTCTAGAACAAAGAGGAGtaatgctggggaaaaaaagctctggGTAGGCTGAGGGTCCCTGAAACCTCTCAAATTCTGAAAGGTTTGTAAAGGAGCTCTAAAGAACACTGACTTGTAATCTTGTCTATTTATGTGTAAATCTTTCTGGCTAAATCCTATCAGAGTAGCCTGTGAATAATGAGATAGAAGAAAATGATCTATCAGAGGATTCTGAGAACTTTTAAATTGTTATCAGAGATTAAACATCATCTTTTGTTGTTGCTCCATTTGTAGTTTTGTTAAATAaggatttgagaaaaaaaaaattacaagtcaGCTGAACCACAATGAAAGGAAGTGGAGTAATTCTCTTGATAAGAATCAagcagttgttttgtttttcctggtgaAAACAAACATAAACTGCTTGAACAATCaagattaaaaaatggaatattaAACTGACACCGAAAATCTGGGTCTGCCCTTTGGAGATGTTTCATCTATTTTTCTGTAAACGTAGGGAAGCTTATATTAGCAGTAAGAACATACTGTCAGTTCTTCTTCAGTGAAATGTTCTTggagtttttaaataaatactactAACAATATATACTAATCGAGCACTTTTTAATCCGAACActtgaaaaaacaaattaaaaaaaaaaaaattactttctacaCTTTGGATAAGAAGCGTATTATTTGCCCAGAGTCACAAGTAGTCCATGACCAGTCTACAATTTTACTAACAAATCTAAAACATAAAATATCACCAATACAGCTGAGAATTGAGGAAAACAGGATGAGTGGACATGCCTCCAAATGACCACAAAACCCTTATATACTCCATACAACTTTAGAAAATTCCTTCACCAGCCTCGTGCGATTTTAGGATATAAATTCACACAGTACTTATCTTAGAGCTGTCCTGATCCACCATCTCATTTCATTTTTGGATTCTGACAAAAACACAACTAAGGGTAAAATGACACAAACTCAATACCACTGCAAATGCTGCAGCATGTTCACAAAAACCTTTTGGATGACAGTGTCAAAAAACGGGCTGTCCCATCCCTACTCCTGCCAGAAGGGAAACTTCTAGGAAGCTACTGAGACAGATGTCAAGAGGATAAATAACACAGGAGGTGaatgtcagaagaaaaatgtgcCATTTTAAAGGACAAAGGACACGTGAAGAATAATTATGTTGCAGAGATTGCCTAAATTTCAAGAGAGATTAACAATGCTTGCAGTGCCATTTGCCAAGTGCAATCTGTTACGATTATTCATTCTCAAGAGCTCCGTATCTATCTGAAGTGTAGCCCAAGAGATGTGTGTTAAGGCAGGCTAATAGCATGTGGATTTCTTACACTGAAAGGGTGGACATTATGGAGAGATTAGGATGGGCACATTAGGGCAAGGATGCTACACCTGAGCTCCTGAATTTTTTTGTATCACAGCTGAGCCACGCATGCTACTTGCTAGTCTATATGCAAAAATACATTTACCCATTTACCATCAAATTACCTTCCTTAAAACACTACATCTGCGTTTGACTGTAAGATCTTTGTGACAAGGGAGTTCTTTGCCAATTCTGTGCCCTGAAGACAAAGAGTAGTAGGGAATTTGGGAATCTAAATAAGATTTTGTGGGGAGCCTAGGAGCCAATCCTTGCCGAAAGGATGTGAAGCACTTTGAAGCGGTCACTAAGCAAACACTAGTTTAGTTAGGAAATCTGTTGGCCTGTTTCTTATTCAGTGAGTCAAAAATATTTGTTGCCTTCAGGACATCTGTGTCATTTCGCATTACAGAACTAAAATTCCACAGCAAGAATCCATTGTGAGACTCCAGCAGAAGTGATATAATTCCTATTTTAATGGGATACAAACAGAGTTAGATGTTTTGTCCAAGAAAGGTAAGATTATGAGTATCAGAGGAATACTCACTTCCCAGTTTCATGTTAAACTCCAGTTCTTTAAGTGGGAACCTGATGTTTGTTGAAGTATAACAAATGAGATGATAATAATCCTTACCCGGACAAGTTTTTCTGAATCACCCCTCCATTTGCTGACAATGGTGGATGCTGATATGTTAAAAAAGGTTGTATTGCATTCTGTGGCAACAGCCTTAGCAAGCAACGTTTTTCCAGTACCTACGAACAACAGCATTGAAGAAATTCACTCTCTAAAGAAATACAGTGCAAGTGTTTGAATAATTCCCTGCATCCTActaccagtcagaaaaaaaaacagtaaaaaaagacaTGGAATCAGACTGGCTTGGGTTTGAAGGGTCccttaaaggccatctagtccaacccctgcctgagcagggacatcttcacttgatcaggttgctcagatcccgtccaacctggcctggaatgtttccagggatggggcatccaccacctctctgggcaacctctgccagggcctcaccacactcatcgtaaaaaatttctttgttctgtccagtctgaatctccccttttttagtttaaaaccattactcctcgtcctatccctacactccctgatagagagtcccttcccatctttccttttagtactgggaggccgctctaaggtctgaGTActgctccagctgaaccccccccaaccctttcagcctgtcctcacaagggaggtgctccagcccctgcatCATTTTTGTGGGCCTTCCAGAATTGTCTGGAAAAACTCAGgtaacacagcactgcagatctCTTGCCCAAATTCTGAAGTACCACAAGCTGAAATGGTCAGATACCTTCTGTGGCAAGTACATTTAAACACTCAGAGGAACAAATGGAGTTTACTGCAGCAAGTCTTTGCAATCTGACCCAGGCGGTACTTGTTGCCTCTGTCCCCTCCCCTCCTGCCAAAGTGGAGCAGAGCAAGCAGGGAAGCTGTGCTGACATGGAAAACACCCAGCTAGCACAGAGGGCAAAGCTTCCACCCCATTtccaaaacaacccccaaatgCAGAAGAAAGACAGGACATTTTCCTTAAGAAGGTGAGTCACTGCCATATTTATGCGCATTTTGGAAAATCGGGTCAAGCCAAACTTGATTAATATGGTCCAAGCTGAGTAAAAACAGAGTTGTCACTCCTCTGAATGGTGACTATGAGTACTGTTTTTGGAAGATTCAGGTGTAGAAATAGTCAAGTGTTGTGAGAAAGGCAAATGGACAAGTCTGAGTGTCAGAGAGATGTAATCATCCTTTATGTCTCCTTTTATTTCACATTACAGAACATGTTCTTTACCAACACGTTTGATCTAATTAGCACCAATCATTTATCCATGGGGCAAAACCAAAGGCAGTGATGAACAAATGGATATGGTATAAAGCTCTCCATACCTGGTGGTCCATACAGCAATAATCCTTTCCAAGGAGACAGAATGCCAGTAAACAGTTGTGGGTACTgtggaaacagaaaattaatttatggATTAAAACTGTATCACCTACAACAAAATGCAGGGGATTCTTACTCCTATCTCCACCACTCCTAACACATTCAGGAAACCCAAGAAATTTGAAGAGAGGGGGATAAAAACCCTGCAAAACAATATAATACGTATGATCTGAGTACcgagaaaaatatttattatttgaaatCTGTTTTAAGTGAAAACTTCATATGCAATTGGTTTGATATCCATTGAATATGGGCCAAATCCAGCACCTCTAACATTGCCAAATATGCCAAAGAACAGAACACAATACTTATAATTTTAATattgaaaagctgttttcctatAGGAGAATAAACATGCCTTTATCAGATGAAACAGGACTGGTTCTAACATGAACTGCctagaaatgcacagaaatagTGATAACTGTAAAACATCACTGTAATTACAAGGAAAATGCTAACGAGCCcaacattttcttcaaaactatTTAGTGCCTTACCCTTATGGGATAAACAACTGCTTCCTTGACTAGCCTTTTCGCTGCATCCAGTCCAATAATATCATCCCACTTCACGTTTGGGTTATGGAGATAAATGTCCTGCAACATACACCACATCCCGTCAGTAAAACTTTTCCTGCACTATGGTAATGACCTCTGGCAAAGTAAAAGAATCGACTCAGTTATAAAATAAGAGTGCTATTAAGTGATACAAACTGTATTATTTAACCCTACGTACCAGGGACCTCCCAAGAGGAAAGCATACACAGCAATCATTTCTACAGAGCTGCTACACAGTGTCTTGCTTCCCCTCAAGCCCTTAGTTTCCCTAAGAACATACACACTGCCAAATGTATAAGCTGAGCAGTTCTGTTTCTCGGATCTGTTTTCTGTTAGTTGGTTTTAGTAACTAACTAACATATGAAGAGCTATCACGATATGAAGGTTCACCAACCCTAATATTTTGTCTCCGATGCTGGCAagtactgcatttttaaaaaatgtatacaCAATAGGAGTGATACGTTGGTTCATATTCACATCCACCAAAATCTGCAACCGAAGGACTTGGATAATTAAAATTACATCTTAGTCTTTGAGTTCAAATACACTTTGACATTCATTCTTCAATGAATTTCTCTTATCTCTTTTCTGAACTGCTTATTCTGTAGTAATGAGTTCCACAATTTAATCATGTGCAACGTAAAgatacttttgtttgttttaaacttgaTGCTCAGTAACTTAATGGCTGCACCTAAGCAATGGAAGAATTGGTATTTACTCCACACTATGCAAGATTTTATATGCTGCAGGAAAAGCTGTGAGAAACTCTGTAACAGGAGGAAAATTTTCCCCTAAGCATCTATCAAAAGATAGTTGTTAATTAGTCTATGCCCTGAAGCACtcactaaattaattttatttaattcatcAAACTTTCCAAATCTACAAATCTTTCCCTTTGCCTTAGTAATATTTTGTGGCTTTGTGTTCCAGAGACTAATTGTTCTGCAGAAAGTATCATATCCTCAGCAAAAACAGTTGGGATAAATTCTTCTCTCCAGTAAAAACAGGCAGACCTcagagaatgaagaaaaattatgtgCTTATATCTGAGGGGAAAATTTGATTTAATacaattagaaaaattatttatatagaGTAGATTACACTTTCCCTTTCTATTAACAGCAAATTAAGATGAATCAGATTTATGATACTAAGTAGAGACTTCCATaactgttttcaaattaaattagaTTGTGTTGTGAAACAGATACcacatgctatttatttttattgatttacaCAGTGTTGATTACCATAGCAACTAGGAACATACCAGCACAATTTAAAAACCATACCATAACGAAGGTTAAAGCAACCCTATTGCTTTTTGCTGAAGTAGCAGAAAGAACAACACTATTTTAAAGGTTTACCATAAATTAAAAACCATACAGGAGTGGAAATGAATTAGAATATTCTTACTTTAAGGCTGGAAATTTCTTAGGCTTCAGTTCTACTAAACTGCAAATGTAAAACTTGCAGACCAAGAATCTGGGCCATACACAGCTTACCAAAATCAGACAGCAAAAGACTTCCAGGCTTTTTGAACAGCTGACTTTAAGTATGTGGGAGCAACAGCTGATAACCATTTCTGATGCTTATATCCTGAAAGAGTCACAACACTATCAAATATTGTGATACCATGAAGTCTTTTGGACAAGTGCCTCGTGGAGTTTGGGAGGTGATTCACGCGAAGTATTTACCTGCTTCGTAGCCAGGCTGATCCCCAGTAGCCCAGGGCCTGTTTTCTAGGCTGCACCTTGACCCATGAGTGCAATGAAATGGTGCTGACAATGTTGGGATTCCCTCCAGCTGCCAAACTACCCGTCCTGGAAAAATCCCCAGTGTGCCCTGGGATACAGTGTGTTATTGATGCTGCCCTCGCAGTTCCTGTGCTGGGACGAGGGAAGGGCACTGCTTCCAGAGCCTACAGGAGTCCAGATCGTGCAGGCAgtgcaaagcaaagcacagcaccagCATTATAAACACTGTGGGAATACCAGCGTTTAATAATTCTGGTACATGGTATCTAGTAGATGCAGTGAGAATCAGGATACTGCTGCCATAAAGGCACACCATCCACACTGCATACCACCCGAAGCCTCGAATGGAAACTGCACCCACAGAGCTGAATCAAGGTTTTCTCTCCATTTGATCACAGTTAGATAATACATTACATAATAGTTGGTATTAGCTAATATATTGAAATCTCTCTTTTCTGTGATCGTACTTATACTGTGGCAATAAGAACAAAGGGAAAAGCTATGACAGTCCCATGGGTACAGCATGATTAGATTACACGTTCCCCATTAGAAATGAACACTTAATTACGTCCTCCCGTTGTGTATCAGAAAGAAACATCATTACACGTAAAGAAATTACTTGTTGGGAGTCGCATGATAAGAGAAATAGCTTGCACATTCAAGAACAAACGCTATCAGTgacagtaaaaaaagaaacaaacagtattCTCAGATAACAAAGACAACCAAGATCCCTATGCAACTGAAATGGAGATCCATTTACTTTGCTTACAACCGTTGCAAGTTCTCTCATCTCACCAGACATGCCAATAAAAGCACTAAGGGGTTTCAGTAATCGTTCCTAAAAAAGACAAACATAAATTCTTGTCAgacttcaattatttttaaacagatgaactatgaaataatttcaaaaaagcTGATACATCGTAACAACttttaaagctgtaaaaataTGGATAATAATAAAGATTTTGAAGTAAGCCATATTTGCAGTAACTCatcttttcattttacagaatcTAATCCTGAATTAACACTAAAATGAGACGCTCTCTTATTGCACGTGTAGTCCTAAACATGCCCTACGTAGATTAAGAGAAGTGAAAATGTAAATATGGTTCACGATGTCAGCATACAGCCTGTTTTGAAAGTCTCTTCAAGTGTAGCAGTTGCCAGGTGGAGTGGCACTGAGTAAATTGGATGTGCTGTCATAGAAGCTATGGCTTCTGCCTGAGTGATTActttactgaaaattttctatCTTAACCAACTAAACTCTGTTCTTGCCTCAGCTGAGGTAAACACTACCTCACACTGAATAACATAAATAATGTACTGAATTCAAAGGAACTAGAATTTCACCTTCAGATGTTCTGTGGGTTTCTGcaggttttgggtgttttttttggtgAATCATAAGGTATCACTTGTATTTGTTGTCTTGTTCAAAGAGTAAACAGCTGTCTACAAATTAGACTTGTATCAAGTATGACTCAAGAAGGGAATACACCACTCAGAAATCTAAGCCCTTTTTTTAGCACTTGGGAACAAAGACAACATCActgcagtgttttattttgttcctggCTATATGAAACTGATGTTCAGGGTCACTGGATGGAAGTATGAACAGAAGCACTTACTGAAGGATCTGGATCACAATTAAGGCTGTTCAAGGCTATTCCATTTGATGATACTTTGACAGCATCCTGAATCATCCTATGGAAGTCAATTACTTGGCTCtaaaggagaaaataatgttttgataGGCTTTAACAATTAGAACTGCTGTGGACCAAATTTTGCTTGCCATTATAGCAATTAGTTTCCTTGCTGCACATAAAGTCCTAAACCTGGCAAAAACTGACCACAGAACCTGTGGtagcaatgggaaaaaaacacacaTCTCCTCAGTCACTGCAACAATTTCACTGCAGAGCCTCTTATCATCTCATTTGGGAATTTGAAATTTATCTTCAATTTTAGCTATTACCCCCCgggttttaaaaccaaaaatatttttccttcttgatgATGTTTGAAATACTATTTAATGCAAGCAGAGTCTCCTATGCAAAGAATTACTGCCCAAATAATAAATTATACGATAACATTTTGTataaaaatagacagaaaaagCTCACATTTGAGATTTGTGAAAAactttcatgtgttttttctACATACACATTTCTACCATAAACCACACACTAGGTTTCCACCAACCCTTCTTGGGTGAGTGCTGTCTCCTCCAGTTCTGTTGATTGCTGCGATGCTTAAGCCAAAGTGAGATGGCTCCAGAGTAACTGCACTGTCATTATcctaaagaaaaatcaattttaaacCAGATGTATTGATGAGTTACAGTTATCCCATTATAGGTATCATCCTACTTCTTCATACATGCCCAGATGAGCTGTATCATTACATGTAATGTAATCGCATATTGTCAGACACCACTGTACATTTAGTTATGGTACATTTAGCCATGGCTCTAGAGCTCAGCATTCAAGTTACTTCATACgcgttgttattattattacatttcatTCTAAGTTGTAGAAATCTGCATTTTACATAGCTATGTGCAGAAACACTTAATGAACAGTGGAAACCACAGGCAAGTAGAAGGCACAATGTGTCAACTCAGAAATGAGGAGCCATTTTAGGATGACAAGTTACTTTGACATTCACTTCATAGCAGTCACTGCTGTAGTGTCCAAAACCTAAGTTTTTTAAAGGGTGAGAGAACAGGTCAGTGGTGAGAGCCACGCTGTACAGGAATATGGACAaggacttaaagaaaaaaagaggttctCCTTCTCGCACTTCCTCAAAAGCTGTAACAAACATGGTGCTTGCCCACCCATCTGTTGTTCCCGATCCCTCCTCTATAAGAAATGTTAATAGTTTTCACAGCAATCTCACCAAAATGAGACTCATCAAACTGAAAATTGGAGACCCAAATTACTCCCCCAATCTCAAACACTATGAAGATGATTATAGCTGACATCATTCTTTCTATTTGGTTGGCTTGTCTTGCTTTCTGGCACTAAAGGATCAATCTGCTGGTGTTAATGGGAAAACTCTGGTTGCTTTCAGTATAGGTTGGATAATATGATTCCATTTCCTTCAATTTTTGCCTGTGATTTGCTCCCAAACTCACAGCCAGAAAATATATTCTCCTCAACTCTTGCATCTATAATCTTAAAGAACATAACTGGTAAAACCCATTAGTTACACAATTAATAATTGTGTAACAATTAATAATTGTGTAACTTGCATCTTCTTGCTGCTTATagcctttcaaaataaaatcacattaaTTTCAACTGTAATGCTGCCACGATAAAACACATTTAAACCTGTTTGAGGGTCTCCTTGGTAGAAGATTTAAATTCTGTTGTACTCCCAGGTGAAGTTTTTGACAACGGTCGTTGCACAGTCTGATGTTTAAGCCTTGGGAAACTCTGAGAAGAGCTTGCTGccctagaattaaaaaaaaaaaataacatcttgaAAGGCTCTCACAACTtctattttccttcaaaataccAAAAGACTAAAAGGCAAGAGTTCTGAAATAAAGCAGTTTTGGGCTAACTTTTCTCCCACTGAAGTTAAGGCATCGATTTTAATCACAGCAAAGTTCAATGCTGACTGCTTTCAAACACAGCACCCTACCTCAACAACACTGTAGAAACTTTGTAAATTGTCTGTATCTCCATTTGGGAAATAAGTCTTTGTTTTCCTctaaaagatacagaaaaatgcaccaCACAGTCAGCAGCGTGACTCTAGGCTTTAGTATTCCTATGGTATCACAGTTATTTTAACCACGCTGCATATTGCCTTTATAGGAAAATTTTCTGcccagaaaaaacccacacatttctCTTACCTTCTTGGTCTTCCCTCAGTTCTCAGCTGTTGTTTATTTTCTGCTGTggcaaaattaatattaaaatggaaaataattaagGATATAAAAAACggcaacttgatttttttcccccttcaaaaatatttttgagcacACATTAATGGTGTTGGAAATAGAAATGCATAAGCAGGAACAGTATGATTACAAGCAATGCAAGCttgcaaaaatgttttgaaagcaaaCTGATATTGGAGATAGCAGTTTGGCTTCGGGCTTGTTAAATTTTAAGGCTCATTCAGTCTCTGGCTTCTTTGCTTACATTTTAAAACCAGTataacttttaaagtaaaatggACACTATCAGAAATTAGATTATGCAcaacaaattaatttaatatatCA
Protein-coding regions in this window:
- the KATNAL2 gene encoding katanin p60 ATPase-containing subunit A-like 2 isoform X2 — protein: MELSRQTLRTTHRAREADEMRTEARRKNLLILILHYLMEEGYVDAANALEQETKLSLRGFEVCDNIDLETILMEYESYYFVKFQKYPKITRKVLDTGMWLFSKKKAFGRPRRAASSSQSFPRLKHQTVQRPLSKTSPGSTTEFKSSTKETLKQDNDSAVTLEPSHFGLSIAAINRTGGDSTHPRRSQVIDFHRMIQDAVKVSSNGIALNSLNCDPDPSERLLKPLSAFIGMSGEMRELATVVSKDIYLHNPNVKWDDIIGLDAAKRLVKEAVVYPIRYPQLFTGILSPWKGLLLYGPPGTGKTLLAKAVATECNTTFFNISASTIVSKWRGDSEKLVRVLFELARYHSPSTIFLDELDSVISQRGTVSGGEHEGSRRMKTELLVQMDGLARSDDLVFVLAASNLPWELDSAMLRRLEKRILVDLPSKEARRVMIQHWLPPLSNTGGVELRTDLDYGLLGQETDGYSGSDIKLVCKEAAMRPVRKIFDALENHQPGNSNLPTIRLDTITTADFLDVIAHTKPSAKNLSQKYTAWQREFESV
- the KATNAL2 gene encoding katanin p60 ATPase-containing subunit A-like 2 isoform X1 yields the protein MELSRQTLRTTHRAREADEMRTEARRKNLLILILHYLMEEGYVDAANALEQETKLSLRGFEVCDNIDLETILMEYESYYFVKFQKYPKITRKVLDTAENKQQLRTEGRPRRAASSSQSFPRLKHQTVQRPLSKTSPGSTTEFKSSTKETLKQDNDSAVTLEPSHFGLSIAAINRTGGDSTHPRRSQVIDFHRMIQDAVKVSSNGIALNSLNCDPDPSERLLKPLSAFIGMSGEMRELATVVSKDIYLHNPNVKWDDIIGLDAAKRLVKEAVVYPIRYPQLFTGILSPWKGLLLYGPPGTGKTLLAKAVATECNTTFFNISASTIVSKWRGDSEKLVRVLFELARYHSPSTIFLDELDSVISQRGTVSGGEHEGSRRMKTELLVQMDGLARSDDLVFVLAASNLPWELDSAMLRRLEKRILVDLPSKEARRVMIQHWLPPLSNTGGVELRTDLDYGLLGQETDGYSGSDIKLVCKEAAMRPVRKIFDALENHQPGNSNLPTIRLDTITTADFLDVIAHTKPSAKNLSQKYTAWQREFESV